A stretch of the Uranotaenia lowii strain MFRU-FL chromosome 3, ASM2978415v1, whole genome shotgun sequence genome encodes the following:
- the LOC129755783 gene encoding uncharacterized protein LOC129755783 produces MDIIDLNDEEIDYELRLRNKFDLGFSNRRTKLSALRNLITEEKKANSYARSSTHVMNIEDNLNLCLTNLEAIKTNVRKAVNENDTNAKRQLFSRLEHYRNRLDLIPKDQPRSELLVQLMSEVKQLNAALTSNEDAGRVDNIQLEAAANLTVLDRMPRTSSPFRGFDEEELRLNDRRTRGASVPSVNLSRQSETMQRTGAIPKASNNTREGNQGQNNTGTRNDVESNKRNQLELLEEILERLRQLPISQPQQAAQIHQAPQQNINAALQQSGMQQVHHLPERGNSQRDRGVHRDNQNNEMSQELRDEVLLSILREQNRHQRGPRGKPIHAWPFKYDGKGSPLDLIVFIKKVEKFAMTDDMNGDELMSQIKFLLVGKALDWFCLACNAYISWDEFKTRIKQQFIPRDFAQWIRKQVYCRVQKPNESFETFHWELTLMFGAADPPFSEMDQFHIMRTNLNQHFRLVSIAAQVSSLASLIKVCEEVDEANINGSSFAGNSHRPQELGRANVYRQLRPQLQRDNRPTTQQGINAIETENTPQWNSPLVQQNVPDMSQQYSNTNAGLSPAMQNYDLSRESQTSEPRYGNEFIGASFNAVHVDNQGRNQRMPNRQTTANTTSTLRCWQCGRDDHFFLTCPYPKTHLFCYRCGKQGYTVRNCTDCIQMARDLMHNHPGNARGGNC; encoded by the coding sequence atggacaTTATTGACTTGAATGATGAGGAAATTGATTACGAGCTTCGGCTCAGAAATAAGTTTGATCTTGGTTTTAGTAATCGCAGAACGAAACTTAGCGCGTTGCGAAATTTGATCACGGAGGAGAAAAAAGCAAATTCTTATGCTAGATCCTCAACACATGTGATGAACATTGAAGATAATCTCAATTTATGTTTGACTAATTTAGAAGCGATAAAAACAAACGTGCGTAAAGCTGTCAATGAAAATGATACGAATGCTAAACGACAATTATTCTCGCGTCTTGAGCATTACCGCAACAGATTAGATCTTATTCCGAAAGATCAACCGCGAAGTGAATTGTTAGTGCAACTGATGAGTGAAGTGAAACAGTTAAATGCAGCGTTGACATCGAATGAGGATGCAGGTAGAgtagacaatattcagctagaGGCAGCAGCAAATCTAACGGTTTTGGACAGGATGCCGAGAACCTCCAGCCCATTTAGAGGATTCGACGAAGAGGAACTGAGATTGAACGATCGACGAACCAGGGGTGCATCTGTACCATCGGTCAATTTAAGCCGTCAATCAGAAACCATGCAACGAACTGGAGCCATTCCCAAAGCCAGCAACAACACGAGGGAAGGCAACCAGGGGCAGAACAACACCGGAACGAGAAACGACGTCGAATCTAATAAAAGGAATCAACTTGAACTGTTGGAAGAGATTTTGGAGAGGCTTAGGCAGTTACCTATCTCGCAACCACAACAAGCAGCTCAAATTCATCAAGCACCTCAACAAAACATTAATGCAGCTCTTCAGCAATCGGGAATGCAACAAGTGCATCATCTTCCTGAACGTGGAAATTCACAGCGCGATCGAGGAGTGCATCGAGACAACCAGAACAACGAAATGTCTCAGGAGCTTCGCGACGAAGTACTGCTGTCGATTCTGAGAGAGCAGAACAGGCACCAGAGAGGACCAAGAGGAAAACCAATTCACGCATGGCCTTTCAAATACGACGGAAAAGGAAGTCCGCTAGATCTGATCGTGTTCATCAAGAAGgtagaaaaatttgcaatgacCGACGACATGAATGGTGACGAATTGATGtcacaaataaaatttcttctgGTTGGAAAAGCCTTAGACTGGTTCTGTTTGGCATGCAATGCGTACATCTCTTGGGATGAATTTAAAACAagaataaaacaacaatttattCCTAGAGATTTTGCACAGTGGATAAGAAAACAAGTCTACTGCAGAGTACAAAAACCGAATGAATCATTTGAGACTTTTCATTGGGAGTTGACGTTAATGTTCGGCGCAGCTGATCCTCCATTTTCGGAGATGGACCAGTTCCATATTATGagaacaaatttaaatcaacacTTCAGATTAGTATCGATTGCCGCGCAAGTATCATCGCTAGCCAGCCTAATTAAAGTTtgcgaagaggtggatgaagcAAATATTAATGGAAGCAGCTTCGCGGGCAATTCACATCGACCACAAGAGCTCGGACGTGCAAATGTTTACAGGCAGTTAAGACCACAGCTACAAAGGGACAACAGACCAACAACACAGCAAGGGATTAACGCAATCGAAACCGAAAACACACCACAATGGAATTCGCCATTAGTTCAGCAGAACGTGCCGGATATGTCACAGCAGTATAGCAACACAAATGCAGGTTTAAGTCCAGCGATGCAGAACTATGATCTTTCAAGGGAAAGTCAGACCTCCGAACCCAGATACGGGAACGAATTCATTGGAGCAAGTTTCAACGCAGTTCATGTGGATAATCAAGGGCGAAACCAAAGAATGCCGAATCGCCAAACAACAGCAAACACGACATCGACGTTGAGATGCTGGCAATGTGGCAGAGACGACCATTTCTTCCTAACGTGCCCATATCCCAAAACACACCTGTTTTGTTATCGATGCGGAAAACAAGGATACACTGTGAGGAATTGTACCGACTGTATTCAAATGGCCAGAGACCTCATGCACAACCATCCGGGAAACGCCAGAGGCGGCAACTGTTAG